Proteins from one Acidobacteriota bacterium genomic window:
- the nfi gene encoding deoxyribonuclease V (cleaves DNA at apurinic or apyrimidinic sites), translating into MNINPLHPFEVSPEQAIAIQRELSSKLIIKPLEKKVELIAGVDVAYEKEEKRMFAGVVVLSFPSLSLIEEVWAEEEVRFPYVPGLLTFREAEAILKALSRLENSPDLFIFDGQGIAHPRRMGIAAHLGVIIDRPSIGCAKSRLVGTFAKVPERRGSYSLLYYRGKTIGAVVRTKDRVKPLFVSPGHLIDIEGAISFVLACSKGYRLPEPTRQAHLFVNRVKRERNEG; encoded by the coding sequence ATGAATATCAACCCCCTCCACCCCTTTGAGGTGAGCCCGGAACAGGCGATCGCGATACAGAGGGAACTCTCCTCAAAGCTGATCATCAAGCCTCTCGAGAAAAAGGTCGAATTAATCGCCGGGGTCGATGTGGCTTATGAGAAGGAGGAGAAAAGGATGTTCGCTGGCGTGGTGGTCCTCTCCTTTCCCTCGCTCTCCCTGATAGAGGAGGTCTGGGCGGAGGAGGAGGTCCGTTTCCCCTATGTCCCGGGACTTCTCACCTTCAGGGAAGCGGAAGCGATCTTAAAAGCGCTATCCCGCCTTGAAAACTCTCCCGATCTCTTTATTTTCGATGGTCAGGGGATCGCTCATCCCCGAAGGATGGGAATCGCTGCCCACCTGGGGGTAATCATAGATCGCCCAAGCATCGGCTGTGCCAAGAGCAGATTGGTGGGGACCTTTGCCAAGGTTCCTGAAAGGCGGGGGTCATACTCCCTCCTTTACTATCGAGGGAAAACAATAGGCGCAGTGGTGAGGACGAAGGACAGGGTAAAACCACTATTCGTCTCCCCAGGGCATCTTATCGATATCGAGGGGGCGATCTCTTTCGTGCTTGCCTGCTCAAAGGGGTATCGCCTTCCTGAGCCGACGCGCCAGGCTCACCTTTTCGTAAACCGGGTAAAACGGGAAAGGAACGAGGGGTAG
- a CDS encoding 3-deoxy-D-manno-octulosonic acid transferase yields MLLLYTIIYTTALILLSPYFLLKELFYPKYLQGLRERLGKLPQTLNKEGKPSIWIHGVSVGEVLAARGLAKKLKEKYPETPLFISATTITGMDMAEKNFKEKSGCFFFPLDIPFALERTFSQVKPKLCILMEGELWPNFLATAKRYGARVVLANGRISDRSFKRYLLISPLFRKVLKNIDLFCMQTEEDKKRIIAIGAPEERVVVTGNLKFDSDELLSSGKDVEKLAELLGFSDGIPLLIAGSTGSGEEEIILRAFARVKEKHPKVRLLIAPRHPERFDEVEELVKRFSLPYIRRSRIKKKERGKPVVILDTIGELAPLYRYGRAVFVGGSLIPRGGHNILEPASQGRPVIFGHHMENFRAIASMVLAEGGAIEVRNEEELTRAFLLLIEDENRFHRMGEASREVVRKNRGTIERTIKSIAPLLSS; encoded by the coding sequence ATGCTCCTTCTTTATACCATCATCTATACGACGGCTCTTATTCTTCTTTCCCCTTATTTCCTATTAAAGGAGCTCTTTTATCCCAAATACCTTCAAGGGCTGAGGGAGCGACTGGGAAAACTTCCCCAAACGCTCAATAAAGAAGGGAAGCCATCCATCTGGATCCACGGGGTATCAGTAGGAGAGGTGCTCGCTGCCAGGGGGCTTGCTAAAAAACTAAAGGAGAAATATCCCGAGACCCCGCTGTTCATCTCGGCGACCACCATCACCGGGATGGATATGGCGGAGAAGAACTTCAAGGAGAAAAGCGGTTGTTTCTTCTTTCCCCTGGACATCCCCTTTGCCCTGGAACGAACCTTCTCCCAGGTGAAGCCGAAGCTTTGCATCCTGATGGAGGGGGAGCTTTGGCCCAACTTCTTAGCCACCGCCAAGAGGTATGGGGCGAGGGTGGTTCTGGCGAATGGAAGGATTTCCGATCGTTCCTTTAAACGCTATCTCCTCATTTCGCCCCTCTTTCGAAAGGTGCTCAAAAACATCGATCTCTTCTGTATGCAAACTGAGGAGGACAAAAAAAGGATAATCGCCATCGGCGCTCCAGAAGAACGGGTAGTGGTAACAGGAAACCTAAAATTCGATTCGGACGAGCTTCTAAGCTCGGGGAAGGATGTGGAAAAGCTGGCTGAACTTCTCGGCTTTTCCGACGGCATCCCCCTTCTGATCGCGGGAAGCACCGGCTCCGGTGAGGAGGAGATCATCCTCCGTGCCTTTGCCCGGGTGAAGGAAAAACACCCTAAGGTGAGACTCCTCATCGCCCCAAGACATCCTGAGAGGTTCGACGAGGTAGAGGAACTGGTGAAGAGATTCTCCCTTCCCTACATCCGAAGGAGCCGAATCAAGAAGAAAGAAAGGGGAAAACCGGTCGTCATCCTCGATACCATCGGTGAACTCGCTCCCCTTTACCGCTATGGACGGGCGGTGTTCGTCGGCGGAAGCTTGATACCCAGGGGGGGACACAACATCCTGGAACCAGCATCCCAGGGCAGACCGGTGATATTTGGCCATCATATGGAGAACTTCCGCGCCATCGCCTCGATGGTACTCGCTGAAGGTGGGGCGATAGAGGTAAGGAATGAAGAGGAGCTGACCCGGGCTTTTCTCCTTCTCATCGAGGATGAAAACCGGTTCCACAGGATGGGTGAGGCGTCCCGGGAGGTGGTAAGGAAGAATAGGGGTACCATCGAGCGGACAATCAAGAGCATTGCCCCTCTCCTCTCATCATAA
- the lpxK gene encoding tetraacyldisaccharide 4'-kinase: protein MIRELLFEEENRFHPLVLPLIPLSFIYRGLLKLRETIYQKGLIKEVRLPLKVVSIGNITMGGTGKTPFTIYLARLLSDYGIRCAILSRGYRRRGGGAEPLVLTDGDNLRLTVDMAGDEPFLLAQRLPKIPIVLSQDRGEGGKLIEKLFNPEVIILDDGFQQKKLRKDLDLLLIDGRNPFGNSWLTPAGALREPVSAIRKADGIIITRGEERELPSVKERIAPFKRKETPIFRGRIKVEGVFPLGEKRGIPLQDIKGLPVIAFSGIGNPASFEETASSLGLRLISHRRFRDHHWYRRSDISSLIAEAEKRGVKALLTTEKDAVKLTETAPSNFPIFYLKIGMEIIDEEEFLFFLLSRLGLRR from the coding sequence CTGATTCGGGAACTTCTCTTTGAGGAAGAAAATAGATTTCATCCTCTGGTACTTCCCCTCATCCCTCTCTCCTTTATCTACCGTGGCTTACTTAAACTAAGGGAGACAATCTACCAAAAGGGGCTTATTAAAGAGGTGAGGCTCCCCCTTAAGGTGGTAAGCATAGGGAATATCACTATGGGAGGAACCGGGAAAACCCCCTTCACCATCTATCTCGCCCGTCTCCTCTCTGATTATGGGATAAGATGCGCCATCCTCTCTCGAGGCTACCGGAGAAGGGGGGGAGGGGCGGAGCCCCTCGTCCTCACAGACGGCGATAACCTGAGACTGACGGTAGATATGGCAGGGGATGAACCGTTCCTCCTCGCCCAAAGGCTACCAAAAATCCCCATAGTCCTCTCTCAAGATAGGGGAGAGGGGGGGAAACTCATCGAGAAGCTCTTCAATCCCGAGGTGATAATCCTCGACGACGGCTTCCAACAAAAAAAACTGAGAAAAGACCTCGACCTCCTTCTCATAGACGGGAGGAACCCGTTTGGAAACAGCTGGCTTACCCCGGCAGGTGCCTTGAGGGAACCGGTATCGGCGATAAGAAAGGCGGATGGCATCATAATAACCCGGGGGGAAGAAAGAGAACTTCCTTCAGTGAAAGAGAGGATCGCACCATTTAAAAGAAAGGAGACCCCCATCTTCCGGGGAAGGATCAAGGTGGAGGGGGTTTTCCCCCTCGGGGAGAAAAGGGGGATACCTCTCCAAGATATAAAAGGACTTCCCGTCATCGCCTTCTCCGGGATCGGGAACCCCGCCTCTTTCGAGGAAACCGCTTCCTCGCTCGGTCTCAGGCTTATCTCCCATCGTCGCTTTCGCGACCACCACTGGTATCGAAGAAGCGATATCTCCTCCCTCATCGCCGAAGCGGAGAAACGAGGGGTAAAAGCACTCCTCACCACGGAGAAAGACGCCGTGAAGCTTACGGAGACTGCCCCCTCCAATTTCCCCATCTTTTATCTTAAAATAGGGATGGAAATAATCGATGAGGAGGAATTCCTCTTTTTCCTCCTTTCTCGTTTGGGGTTAAGAAGGTGA